From one Eucalyptus grandis isolate ANBG69807.140 chromosome 9, ASM1654582v1, whole genome shotgun sequence genomic stretch:
- the LOC104418349 gene encoding rhamnogalacturonate lyase B has translation MLCRAWLGYFLVAGEKMSYWRPQWSPLGPGGRRQGAAMVHLLLLWCCIVRSASTHHFPGGRKPKPPLGVQLSLHDPGQVLIDNGLVQVTLSIPDGDVIGIRYNGIDNLLEGLNEENNRGYWDVVWNWPGEPIKYDRIQGTIYRVVTQNEDQIEMSFVRKWSPSANHTVVPLHIDKRYIVRRGTSGFYAYGIFERPEGLPDIEMDQVRIVYRLQNKKFHFMALSDDRQRVMPMPEDRITGQPLAYPEAVLLTDPINPELRGEVDDKYQYSCENQYNNVHGWICGDPPVGFWLITPSNEFRTAGPVKQDLTSHVGPITLSMFVSTHYAGKEVGMKFQGGRPWKKVFGPVLIYLNSVPPEEDTSTLWQNAKEKMYMESKTWPYGFAESEDFPSSKERGMVVGQLLVRDRYVSKRYLWGEFAYVGLASPGQAGSWQRENKGYQFWHRADRKGNFIINNIRAGEYNLYGWVPGTIGDYKYKGIVTITPGSAINLGMLVYEPPRHGPTLWEIGVPDRTASEFYVPQPYPTLMNNLYANNRQYRFRQYGLWERYADLYPRSDLVFHVGVDDYRKDWFFAQVTRNLYNYTFAATTWQIVFELETVKKTAGYVLQLALASVTESDLQVRFNDPTMEPPLFATGRIGQDNAIARHGIHGLYWLYSIPVPSSQLRRGSNTIFLTQAWAINPYQGVMYDYIRLEGPPEL, from the exons ATGCTCTGTCGAG CGTGGTTGGGTTATTTTCTCGTGGCTGGCGAGAAGATGAGCTACTGGCGGCCGCAATGGAGTCCGCTCGgccccggcggccggcggcagGGAGCCGCGATGGTTCATCTGCTGCTGCTGTGGTGCTGCATTGTCCGTTCTGCGTCGACCCA CCATTTTCCAGGGGGCAGAAAACCCAAGCCTCCTCTTGGGGTCCAGCTCAGTTTGCACGACCCGGGGCAG GTTCTGATAGACAACGGGCTTGTCCAAGTAACCCTATCGATTCCAGATGGAGATGTCATAGGCATTCGGTACAATGGCATCGATAACTTGCTCGAAGGCCTCAATGAAGAAAACAACAGAGG GTACTGGGATGTTGTTTGGAACTGGCCCGGAGAACCGATCAAATACGACAG GATACAAGGAACAATATACAGGGTCGTGACACAAAATGAAGACCAAATAGAGATGTCGTTTGTCAGAAAATGGAGCCCCTCGGCCAACCACACCGTGGTCCCGCTGCACATCGACAAGAG GTACATAGTGCGCCGTGGAACCTCGGGATTTTATGCTTACGGCATTTTCGAGCGACCGGAAGGATTGCCGGACATCGAAATGGATCAAGTCAGGATCGTTTACAGGCTCCAGAACAAAAA GTTTCATTTCATGGCTTTGTCGGATGATAGGCAGAGAGTCATGCCGATGCCGGAGGACCGGATCACGGGCCAGCCACTGGCCTACCCGGAAGCGGTTCTCTTAACCGATCCAATCAACCCGGAACTCAGAGGAGAG GTGGACGACAAGTACCAGTACTCATGCGAGAACCAGTACAACAATGTGCACGGCTGGATCTGCGGCGACCCGCCGGTGGGCTTCTGGTTGATCACGCCCAGCAACGAGTTCCGCACCGCCGGGCCCGTCAAGCAGGACCTCACTTCCCACGTCGGCCCAATCACCCTCTCC ATGTTCGTGAGCACCCACTATGCTGGGAAAGAAGTGGGCATGAAGTTCCAGGGTGGACGGCCCTGGAAGAAGGTCTTTGGCCCTGTTCTGATCTATCTTAACTCAGTTCCCCCGGAGGAAGACACGAGCACTCTCTGGCAAAATGCCAAAGAGAAG ATGTATATGGAATCAAAGACCTGGCCTTACGGTTTCGCCGAGTCGGAGGACTTCCCTTCTTCGAAGGAGCGAGGAATGGTTGTTGGCCAGTTACTTGTTCGCGACAG aTATGTAAGTAAGAGATACCTGTGGGGGGAATTTGCCTATGTCGGCCTAGCATCTCCGGGACAGGCCGGGTCGTGGCAAAGAGAGAACAAG GGTTATCAGTTTTGGCATCGAGCAGACAGGAAGGGAAATTTCATAATCAACAACATTCGAGCCGGCGAATATAATTTATATGGATGGGTTCCTGGTACTATCGGAGATTACAAGTATAAAGGCATTGTCACTATCACACCAG GTTCTGCGATCAACTTGGGGATGCTCGTCTACGAGCCGCCGAGACACGGCCCTACTCTATGGGAGATTGGCGTCCCCGACCGTACGGCTTCTGAGTTCTACGTGCCCCAACCTTACCCAACCCTCATGAATAATTTGTATGCTAACAACAGACAATACAG ATTTAGGCAATATGGCTTATGGGAGCGATATGCAGACTTATACCCCAGAAGTGATCTTGTCTTCCATGTGGGCGTCGATGATTATCGTAAAGATTGGTTCTTTGCACAGGTCACTAG GAATTTATATAATTACACATTCGCAGCGACGACATGGCAGATTGTGTTTGAACTCGAGACAGTGAAAAAGACAGCCGGTTACGTCCTGCAACTGGCCTTGGCATCTGTTACTGAATCTGACTTGCAG GTACGGTTCAACGACCCGACCATGGAGCCCCCACTCTTCGCCACAGGGAGAATTGGACAGGACAATGCAATAGCGAGACATGGCATTCATGGTTTATACTGGTTGTACAGCATTCCGGTGCCAAGCTCGCAACTTCGCAGGGGAAGCAACACAATCTTTTTGACTCAGGCCTGGGCCATAAACCCTTATCAGGGAGTCATGTACGATTACATTCGACTCGAAGGGCCTCCAGAGTTGTGA